GATCATGAACACTCCTAATACGCGTGGAAGTGGTTTGGAAATAAGTTCAAAAAATGCTTCGTATAAAGTACAAAAAAAGGCTGAAACGTATTTACAAGGATATGAATATACAAAAGAGTTGAATATTGAAGACTTTTTAAATAACCAATTTAAAACAATTCTAGACATTGGTTATTTGACTCCAGTCATAAAAAGTAAGTCTTTCGATTCTACGCCTTATTTTATCGGAATTTTTCCCATTGTTGATCCTATTGCTACAAATACTGTAAATGGGTTTTTAGTAATATTAGAAGAGTTCGATAATCAGAAATTGTTGGAAATATCGAAACTTCTAGATGCATACATAACCTTATTCGATAAAGAGTATAAGGTTATTTATTCAAATCTACCAGAAGAGGAGGTTTCTTTAAACCAAAGTAAATTAAATGAGCAATTTATCACCGAAGAAATAATCAAAAAACAGTTGAGAAGCTTTTATTTTCAAATAGATGATTTTGACGGCATATACCTTCAAATTGCTAAAGGATTCCAAACATTAGAGACATCAGTTAACATTCCTTTACAAGCATTTTTTGAACTACCTTCATTATCGCCGAAACAAGTAGATTTTGAATTAGATTTAGGCTTGAATAAAATCATCAGAAACGTTACGTTTATACTGTTAATTCTAATCGTTATCATTATTGTTGTTTCTTATTTGTTTAGAAAACAATTCGGAAACAGAATTGAACGATTAACAAATGCCGTTGAAAAGCTTTCAGAAGGAGACCTAACGGTAAACTTTGAAAGTAAAAGCAAAGACGAGATTGGACAGATGGCCAACGCTCTATCAGAAATGAGTAAAGAACTAAGAAGATCCATGGGGTCAATAAAGCAGGCATCAGACAAAGTAGAAAACGCATCAGAAAGTCTAACGCAATCATCACAAGAAAGCAGAAAGAACTCAGAAGAACTCAAAAACCAGATGGACAAGATACAAACAAGCACGGAAGAAACGGCAGGAAACGTAGAAGAAGTAACGTC
This DNA window, taken from Petrotoga sibirica DSM 13575, encodes the following:
- a CDS encoding methyl-accepting chemotaxis protein is translated as MKKLGLSKVYWFNKFGNKIGIMLILFALIPSVFFVIYITNAIQQSSEQNEAQVSALIESLNQDYLHQINKYNSLIQEQLNQYNDYLSNQIEIIEAQFSEQLEKNYTDSFDNSLETLSHVFINFIDTQKKSLEKSGKMIASIPGIQEKTASNSISLIERYSLLEPYVTSQQYNGIQLWIMNTPNTRGSGLEISSKNASYKVQKKAETYLQGYEYTKELNIEDFLNNQFKTILDIGYLTPVIKSKSFDSTPYFIGIFPIVDPIATNTVNGFLVILEEFDNQKLLEISKLLDAYITLFDKEYKVIYSNLPEEEVSLNQSKLNEQFITEEIIKKQLRSFYFQIDDFDGIYLQIAKGFQTLETSVNIPLQAFFELPSLSPKQVDFELDLGLNKIIRNVTFILLILIVIIIVVSYLFRKQFGNRIERLTNAVEKLSEGDLTVNFESKSKDEIGQMANALSEMSKELRRSMGSIKQASDKVENASESLTQSSQESRKNSEELKNQMDKIQTSTEETAGNVEEVTSGVDEVARAAQGVSQDAQRLSEEADETSKAAEEGSKTIESISQAVKEAVE